A DNA window from Aspergillus nidulans FGSC A4 chromosome I contains the following coding sequences:
- a CDS encoding uncharacterized protein (transcript_id=CADANIAT00007588): MRIRPSPPKKPTPGLLHEYADRLVAFEYSASKGLKPHTLLFISGLGDGLGTVAYLEDIVAALEGSQWSVFSPVISSSYGGWGTSGLGRDTDEMARCIEYIQKYKEGSGVHETERKIVIMGHSTGSQDVLTYISSPNPRHPQPGLDPGHGHRHKRMPPLRPQVDGAIMQAPVSDRQAIQTVLEEGNERHSAKYMRKVVNDAIAYAKKHTYEDYDSLDTIIPLPITAAIGYPASTAVSSRRFLSLTSPDSPDSPGEDDLFSSDLTDERLRKTFGMVRHRGVLKDQKGLLVLYSGNDPSVPAFVDKEGLLRRWRWATDADEKRAYWHGESGIIPGATHTLEGPGQVEQRKELVRRVWMFLADVEGDPRTSCHSARPLS; this comes from the coding sequence ATGCGGATCCGCCCCTCACCCCCCAAGAAACCTACGCCCGGCCTCCTTCATGAGTACGCAGACCGTCTCGTCGCATTCGAGTACTCAGCTTCTAAAGGACTAAAACCACATACTTTGCTCTTCATATCCGGCCTCGGCGATGGGCTTGGCACTGTCGCCTACCTGGAAGACATCGTTGCCGCGCTGGAAGGTTCGCAATGGTCGGTCTTTTCACCCGTGATTTCTTCGTCGTATGGCGGGTGGGGGACGAGCGGGCTTGGAAGAGATACCGACGAGATGGCGCGGTGCATTGAATATATCCAAAAATACAAAGAAGGGTCGGGTGTGCACGAGACGGAGAGGAAGATTGTCATCATGGGCCATTCAACAGGAAGCCAGGATGTCCTGACGTACATTTCTTCGCCGAACCCACGGCATCCTCAACCGGGGCTGGACCCTGGGCATGGACACAGACATAAGCGGATGCCGCCCCTCCGACCGCAAGTCGACGGTGCGATAATGCAGGCTCCCGTCTCAGACCGACAAGCCATCCAGACGGTTCTGGAGGAAGGAAACGAGCGTCACTCGGCTAAGTACATGCGCAAGGTTGTTAACGATGCCATCGCCTATGCAAAAAAACATACGTACGAAGACTACGACAGTCTCGACACAATCATCCCGCTGCCCATCACAGCCGCAATCGGGTACCCGGCTTCAACGGCTGTTTCGAGTCGGCGCTTCCTTAGTCTGACGAGTCCGGATAGTCCCGACTCGCCCGGAGAAGACGATCTTTTCAGTTCGGATCTAACGGATGAGCGGTTACGAAAAACGTTTGGGATGGTGCGACACCGGGGCGTTCTGAAGGACCAGAAGGGCCTGCTCGTGCTCTATTCTGGTAATGATCCTTCAGTACCAGCATTCGTTGATAAGGAGGGGCTGTTGAGAAGGTGGAGATGGGCGACGGACGCGGATGAGAAGAGGGCATATTGGCATGGCGAGAGTGGTATTATTCCTGGTGCAACGCATACGCTTGAGGGTCCGGGGCAGGTTGAGCAGCGGAAAGAGCTGGTGCGGAGGGTATGGATGTTTTTGGCTGATGTGGAAGGTGATCCGAGGACTTCATGTCACTCTGCTAGACCGTTGAGCTGA
- a CDS encoding uncharacterized protein (transcript_id=CADANIAT00007589) has protein sequence MGRIYVQSRCQTGDLSDYHSSARCRMESLLTCSTREEYFHLIELLEAHETPKIAESDLEDSFLHADLVPVVKVQDLDHGEAVYDDSNF, from the exons ATGGGAAGA ATATATGTGCAAAGCAGATGTCAG ACTGGAGATCTATCTGATTAtcattcttcagctagatgtcGGATGGAAAGCCTTCTTACTTGCTCAACCCGAGAGGAATACTTTCACCTGATTGAATTATTAGAAG CTCACGAAACCCCTAAAATTGCAGA GAGCGACCTTGAG GATTCATTCCTCCACGCCGATCTAGTTCCCGTGGTCAAGGTTCAAGATCTAGATCACGGGGAAGCAG TTTATGATGATTCTAACTTCTAA
- a CDS encoding type I polyketide synthase (transcript_id=CADANIAT00007586), with protein MQSAGMHRATAEPIAIVGLSCKFAGEASTPDRLWEMLAAGRSAWSEIPPSRFNLKGAYHPSADRTNTVCFNSLCRGNPTEEKKVHVRGGHFLEQDLGLFDAQFFSFSAETAASMDPQIRLQLESVYEALENAGITLPDVAGSNTAVYAAVFSRDYRDGIIRDEDRLPRFLPTGTGDAMFSNRVSHFFDLRGPSITLDTGCSGGLVALHEGVKSLRTGESDMALISGEGLTDEGRFFSPDGKSYAFDSRANGYGRGEGIATIVIKRLSDAIIAGDPIRAIVRESGLNQDGKTETITTPSEEAQVALMRDCYRRAGLDYADTQYLEAHGTGTSTGDPIECRAIATVFKDSRSSEQPLRIGSVKTNVGHTEAASGLASLIKVVMALEKGKIPPSINFEKPNPKIALDEWNLRVVTTLEDWPAGPGGVRRASINNFGFGGTNAHLIVESQAAQPLPWQADGYGASATNLDSQIFVFSARDKQACVNMVNNLKKYLRQNAATDSPDFLLQRVAYTLGQRRTRFPWVTARPVPVQNGFREAIQALEVNMPVPRRTTGIPRIGMVFTGQGAQWYAMGRELIAAYPVFKASLKETDRHLAALGARWSVIEELNQDIPASRVHDVEYSTPLCVAVQISLVRLLRSWGVKPVAVTSHSSGEIAAAYAVGALGCQDAMAVAYHRALLATRSSLGSKQGAMLVVGMSLEETETYLARIDAQIGIATVACVNSPSSITVSGDQDAVNALEALARNDGIFTHRLKIHTAFHSHHMNPIADLYRSALQGALSPNHDKVESDITFSSPVTGRRITNLSQLSEPDHWVDSLLKPVQFVDAFTDMVLGASGASSANVDLILEVGPHTALGAPIKQILAEPKFAGLDISCLGSLVREVSAVRSMHSLAASLVAEGLPLDLDAVNFPHGRPPSVRALSDLPSYPWNHQTRHWYESRFNKGLRERAQPPHDLLGSLVLGTDPNSPTWRHILKLKDAPWLREHVVQEDILFPGAGFICLAIEAIKMLPELQSKAPQAAAGYRLRDVDLLQGLVIPDNDDGVEIQTSLSEVSDKEMGNRGWKRFEVSSVSADNQWSTHARGLITMEPEDAPDKTITKSRPADLSGYTRRFGPSDLYDMMRERGIYHGPAFQIITDIEQAGNNQRADSSLFIPDTAIPADSPYQTLIHPITLDAAFQTVYAPLLGGKEWDDAIVPRTLGSLWISNSISQAAGHRFKAFAILHHSDARTMRSDIYMADNNSDASPVLMVRNAVFQSVGRSAAPQQVKAQWESEPCTNVVWGPDMSLLSTPMRAQLKQQLSHPPEAEEARLLADLRRACLYFIYDALSSLRPFELRKLPSHHAKYHSWMQVQVSLAAECRLAEDSARWSSDTQEQRQSLIERVGRSSVNGEMVCKLGPHLAAIIRQEKMPLELMMENNMLNHYYQNALKCDRILSQAAHILQNLIHKNPRARILEIGAGTGSFTRYALPKIGTAATGGPLAELYHFTDISPAFFEAAREEFAAWDDIMVFEKLDIEQDPASQGYDMESYDIVVAVQVLHATTSMSKTMSHVRKLMKPGGHLLLVETTHDQLDTEFAFGLLPGWWLSEEPQRALSPSMSVPLWDETLKAAALSGVDFEVRDCESDEWYMMSVITSTAVPAHQLTLNPDSIVFVERKDAPCRQRWLEILRSNFAAAGQSPPVVEFETATAESYKGKWTVFLGEVDKPLLYDLDATGLKNIQTMIKHSRSLLWVTRGGAVKCERPELSLATGFLRSIRHEYAGRRFVTFDLDPHESLWSDTSTADIAKVMTTSFGSAADNAQTPPPYDFEYAVREGVILVPRLFRDSARNQAINPASVCWASPEALPTESFFQSNRTLALKVGVPGLLDTIAFDDDPAALADCTQLPPDLVEIKPRAYGVNFRDVLVAMGQLEERVMGVDCAGVITRVGCQAAAHGYAPGDNVFALVRSGYSSRPRVEWTNAMHIPQGLSFEQAASVPAIFTTVYLCFYKIARLQRGQTVLIHAGAGGVGQTAIQFARHIGAEVYTTVGSAEKRELLIQRYGIPADHIFSSRDASFADGILEATNGRGVDVVLNSLAGPLLQASLNILAPFGHFVEVGKRDIEQNSHLEMRPFSRHITFSSFDLLALSQHDKRSIHSSLIEIRRLLEEGAISPVYPVSTYPLGDIGKVFRLLQVGKHSGKVVLSISPDEQVRVVPQARTAKLRSDASYLLVGGAGGIGRSMAHWLAAHGAKNIIVLSRSAGTSPAVAELVAELQPLGCHVKPISCDASVKADLAAALSSCSAELPPIRGVIQAAMVLQDSVLERMTFEDWQTSLNPKVRASWNVHTQLRDADLDFFVFLSSMSGIYGYTTQSNYSAGNTYEDALAHWRVSQGLPAVSMDLGPVKSVGYVAGVAGVADRMTKLGHFPVTEEQVLRVLETAVLSPFDKQVAMGINQGPGSHWHPVGPSPLGRDARFRSLQYQKSTQRQATNGYSNASTSLASRLSDAKTRQQAEKLVVEAIASKLADIFMIPVAHVDAAKHLSEYGLDSLSAVELRNMLALQAAADVSIFSIMQSESLAALASEVTRKSTHVPASLSVM; from the exons ATGCAGAGCGCCGGTATGCATCGCGCTACGGCAGAGCCAATCGCCATTGTCGGCCTGAGCTGCAAGTTTGCCGGCGAGGCCAGCACGCCGGACCGGCTCTGGGAGATGCTGGCGGCAGGCAGAAGCGCCTGGAGCGAAATCCCTCCTTCTCGGTTCAACCTGAAGGGGGCGTACCACCCTAGTGCCGATAGAACTAATACGGTATGTTTCAATTCGCTGTGCAGGGGGAACCCTactgaagagaagaaggtccACGTCCGTGGCGGACACTTCCTTGAACAGGACCTTGGTCTTTTTGATGCCCAGTTTTTCAGCTTCTCGGCCGAAACGGCCGCG TCGATGGATCCTCAAATCCGTCTTCAATTAGAGTCTGTCTATGAAGCGTTAGAAAACG CTGGAATCACATTGCCGGACGTTGCGGGAAGCAATACTGCAGTATATGCCGCTGTGTTTTCGAGAGACTACCGCGATGGTATCATCCGCGACGAGGATAGGCTGCCTCGCTTCCTACCTACCGGTACCGGAGACGCCATGTTCTCCAATCGAGTGTCGCACTTCTTTGACTTGCGAGGGCCCAGTATCACTCTGGACACTGGCTGTTCTGGAGGCCTGGTTGCACTTCACGAGGGAGTTAAGAGCCTGCGGACCGGAGAGTCCGACATGGCGCTGATCTCTGGC GAGGGCCTGACTGACGAAGGAAGGTTCTTTTCACCTGACGGTAAGTCGTATGCGTTCGACTCGCGGGCCAACGGATATggccgaggagaaggcaTTGCAACAATAGTTATCAAGCGTCTGTCAGACGCGATCATCGCCGGGGACCCCATCAGAGCCATCGTGCGTGAATCAGGGTTGAACCAAGACGGCAAGACCGAAACAATCACCACGCCTAGCGAGGAGGCGCAGGTTGCCTTGATGCGAGACTGCTACCGTCGCGCGGGGCTGGATTATGCGGACACTCAGTATCTTGAGGCCCATGGGACAGGGACGTCGACGGGTGACCCGATCGAATGCCGTGCGATTGCTACCGTGTTCAAGGACAGTCGGTCATCTGAACAACCGCTGCGCATTGGTTCTGTGAAGACGAATGTTGGCCACACAGAGGCGGCCAGCGGGCTCGCGAGTCTCATAAAAGTGGTTATGGCGCTCGAGAAAGGCAAGATCCCTCCCAGTATCAACTTTGAGAAGCCGAATCCGAAGATTGCGCTGGATGAATGGAATCTACGCGTGGTGACTACGTTGGAGGATTGGCCTGCAGGGCCTGGAGGTGTCCGCCGCGCGTCCATCAACAATTTTGGATTCGGCGGTACGAATGCACATCTTATCGTCGAGAGTCAAGCGGCTCAGCCGTTGCCCTGGCAAGCAGATGGATATGGCGCATCAGCTACTAACCTCGACTCTcagatcttcgtcttcagtGCGCGCGATAAGCAGGCCTGTGTTAATATGGTTAACAACCTGAAGAAATATCTCAGACAAAATGCCGCGACGGATAGCCCcgattttcttctccagagaGTTGCATACACGCTGGGCCAGCGCCGTACCCGGTTCCCGTGGGTAACCGCTCGTCCTGTGCCTGTTCAAAATGGCTTTCGCGAAGCTATTCAAGCCCTCGAGGTCAACATGCCAGTTCCGCGCCGTACCACCGGGATCCCACGCATTGGGATGGTTTTTACCGGCCAGGGAGCCCAGTGGTATGCAATGGGCCGTGAACTGATTGCGGCCTATCCGGTCTTTAAAGCCTCACTCAAGGAAACCGATCGGCATCTCGCAGCATTAGGAGCGAGGTGGTCTGTTATAGAGGAGCTGAATCAGGACATACCGGCGTCGCGCGTTCACGACGTCGAATATAGTACTCCATTATGTGTGGCCGTGCAGATTTCCCTAGTCCGACTTCTGCGATCATGGGGCGTCAAGCCGGTGGCTGTCACTAGCCATTCCAGTGGAGAGATAGCTGCTGCGTACGCAGTTGGCGCCCTCGGCTGTCAAGACGCTATGGCTGTCGCCTATCACCGTGCTTTGCTCGCAACAAGAAGTAGCCTAGGCTCGAAACAGGGAGCTATGCTTGTGGTAGGCATGAGCCttgaagaaacagaaacTTATCTTGCACGAATCGACGCTCAGATAGGTATTGCCACAGTGGCTTGCGTGAACAGCCCTTCAAGTATCACCGTCTCAGGCGATCAAGACGCTGTAAATGCCCTCGAAGCGCTGGCAAGAAACGACGGCATCTTCACCCATCGTCTGAAGATACATACTGCTTTCCACTCCCATCACATGAATCCGATTGCAGATCTGTATCGCAGCGCTTTACAAGGAGCTCTATCACCAAATCACGATAAAGTCGAGAGTGACATcacattctcttctcctgtcaCTGGACGCCGTATCACCAACCTCTCGCAGCTGTCTGAGCCCGACCACTGGGTTGACAGCTTGCTCAAACCGGTCCAGTTTGTTGATGCATTCACCGACATGGTTCTTGGCGCTTCTGGTGCATCTAGCGCCAATGTCGACTTGATTCTCGAAGTTGGTCCTCATACTGCTTTGGGCGCGCCCATTAAGCAGATCCTTGCAGAACCAAAATTTGCCGGGTTAGATATCTCTTGTCTAGGCTCTCTGGTCCGAGAGGTCAGTGCAGTCAGGAGCATGCACTCGCTGGCTGCTAGCCTAGTTGCAGAAGGGCTtcctctggatctggacGCAGTTAATTTCCCTCATGGACGGCCCCCCAGCGTACGAGCTCTTTCAGACCTTCCCTCATATCCCTGGAATCATCAAACGCGCCACTGGTACGAATCAAGGTTCAACAAGGGCCTCCGCGAACGGGCACAGCCACCACATGACCTTCTAGGCAGCCTTGTATTGGGAACCGATCCGAACAGTCCTACCTGGCGCCAcatcctgaagctcaaggaCGCCCCTTGGCTTCGCGAACATGTTGTCCAAGAAGACATTTTATTCCCCGGAGCAGGCTTTATATGTTTGGCGATTGAAGCAATCAAAATGCTGCCAGAACTTCAATCTAAAGCTCCgcaggctgctgctggttacCGGTTGCGCGATGTCGATTTGCTGCAAGGTCTAGTTATACCAGACAATGACGACGGCGTTGAGATCCAAACCAGCCTATCCGAGGTCAGCGACAAAGAGATGGGCAATAGAGGCTGGAAACGCTTTGAGGTCTCTTCGGTCTCTGCTGACAACCAATGGTCAACTCACGCACGCGGCCTCATTACAATGGAGCCGGAGGATGCTCCTGATAAAACCATTACCAAGTCTCGTCCCGCTGATCTTTCTGGCTACACTCGACGTTTCGGCCCCAGCGATTTATATGACATGATGAGAGAGAGGGGTATCTATCACGGGCCCGCATTTCAGATTATCACCGATATCGAGCAGGCTGGAAACAATCAGCGGGCTGACAGCTCGCTATTCATTCCTGACACTGCAATTCCAGCCGATTCTCCATATCAGACTCTGATTCACCCCATTACGCTGGATGCCGCCTTCCAGACTGTATACGCGCCACTCCTAGGGGGCAAAGAGTGGGATGATGCAATAGTACCTCGCACCCTGGGTAGTCTTTGGATATCGAACTCGATCAGCCAGGCGGCTGGCCACCGTTTCAAAGCTTTTGCGATTCTCCACCATTCGGATGCAAGGACGATGCGCTCTGATATTTACATGGCAGACAACAATAGTGATGCATCTCCTGTACTTATGGTCCGGAACGCTGTGTTCCAGTCGGTTGGCCGAAGTGCAGCACCTCAGCAGGTTAAAGCTCAGTGGGAAAGCGAGCCCTGCACCAACGTAGTCTGGGGTCCTGACATGTCTCTACTGTCCACCCCCATGCGCGCACAGCTCAAGCAGCAACTATCCCACCCTcctgaggctgaagaagctcggcTTCTAGCGGACCTCCGCCGGGCGTGTCTCTACTTTATATATgatgctctttcttccctaAGGCCCTTTGAGCTGCGGAAGCTACCAAGCCACCACGCCAAATATCACAGCTGGATGCAGGTACAGGTCTCACTCGCCGCTGAATGTCGGCTTGCAGAAGACAGTGCACGCTGGTCAAGTGACACGCAAGAACAGCGCCAGTCTTTGATTGAGCGTGTTGGACGTTCTAGCGTCAACGGAGAGATGGTTTGTAAGTTGGGACCTCATTTGGCCGCCATCATccgccaggagaagatgccacTAGAACTAATGATGGAGAACAACATGTTGAATCACTACTATCAAAATGCCCTCAAATGTGACCGCATTCTTTCACAGGCCGCTCACATTTTGCAGAACCTAATCCACAAGAATCCTCGCGCACGAATCCTGGAGATAGGTGCAGGCACTGGCAGCTTCACACGATATGCCCTGCCGAAGATCGGTACGGCAGCTACTGGAGGACCGCTTGCGGAGCTATATCACTTTACCGATATCTCACCGGCTTTCTTTGAGGCAGCGCGGGAAGAATTTGCAGCCTGGGATGATATAATGGTCTTTGAAAAGCTAGATATTGAGCAAGACCCTGCGAGCCAAGGTTATGATATGGAAAGCTATGATATCGTAGTCGCGGTACAAGTACTGCATGCGACAACCTCAATGTCCAAAACCATGTCTCATGTTCGCAAGTTGATGAAACCCGGGGGCCACCTGCTTCTTGTCGAGACTACTCATGATCAGCTGGATACAGAATTCGCCTTTGGGCTACTTCCTGGTTGGTGGCTTAGTGAAGAGCCTCAGCGTGCTCTCAGCCCTTCCATGAGCGTACCCCTTTGGGATGAAACTCTTaaggctgctgctctttctgGCGTCGACTTTGAGGTCCGCGACTGTGAAAGCGACGAGTGGTATATGATGAGTGTCATCACATCGACCGCCGTACCTGCCCATCAATTAACCCTAAACCCAGACTCCATTGTGTTTGTTGAACGGAAGGACGCACCTTGCAGGCAGCGCTGGCTTGAAATTCTCCGCTCCAATTTCGCAGCCGCCGGACAGTCTCCGCCAGTTGTTGAGTTTGAGACTGCGACTGCTGAATCCTATAAGGGAAAGTGGACGGTTTTCCTAGGTGAGGTCGACAAGCCACTCCTGTATGACCTGGACGCCACGGGCCTGAAGAATATCCAGACCATGATTAAACACAGTCGTAGTTTGCTTTGGGTGACTCGCGGCGGCGCAGTGAAGTGCGAACGCCCTGAACTATCGCTGGCCACTGGGTTTCTTCGAAGCATAAGGCACGAGTACGCAGGCCGCAGATTCGTCACCTTTGATCTGGACCCTCACGAGTCACTGTGGTCTGATACCAGTACGGCCGACATTGCAAAGGTCATGACTACAAGCTTCGGTTCTGCAGCTGACAATGCGCAGACTCCGCCACCATATGACTTTGAGTATGCTGTGCGCGAGGGCGTCATTCTGGTGCCGCGGTTGTTCCGCGACAGTGCCCGTAACCAGGCCATCAATCCTGCATCTGTGTGCTGGGCTTCACCTGAGGCTCTGCCGACGGAGTCGTTCTTTCAGTCCAACCGCACCCTTGCATTGAAGGTCGGGGTTCCAGGCCTCCTAGATACAATTGCATTTGATGATGACCCTGCAGCACTTGCTGATTGCACGCAACTCCCACCTGACCTTGTCGAAATCAAGCCTCGGGCGTACGGCGTCAACTTCCGGGATGTGCTTGTTGCTATGGGGCAACTTGAGGAGCGCGTCATGGGGGTGGACTGTGCAGGCGTCATCACTCGCGTGGGATGCCAGGCAGCAGCCCACGGGTATGCACCCGGCGACAACGTCTTTGCACTTGTCCGCAGTGGCTATAGCAGCCGTCCGCGGGTTGAATGGACCAATGCTATGCATATTCCACAAGGGTTGAGCTTCGAGCAGGCAGCTTCTGTGCCCGCAATCTTTACTACTGTATACCTTTGCTTCTACAAAATCGCTCGCCTCCAACGCGGTCAAACGGTTCTAATTCacgctggtgctggtggcgTTGGGCAGACAGCCATCCAGTTTGCTCGGCACATAGGAGCAGAGGTCTATACTACTGTTGGATCGGCCGAGAAGCGGGAGTTACTGATACAGCGTTATGGTATTCCCGCTGACCATATCTTCTCCAGCCGTGACGCCTCATTTGCAGACGGCATTCTTGAAGCCACCAACGGGCGTGGCGTCGACGTTGTGCTAAACTCACTCGCTGGTCCACTGCTTCAGGCCAGTCTGAACATTCTGGCTCCCTTCGGTCACTTTGTCGAAGTTGGTAAGCGTGATATCGAGCAGAACAGCCACCTTGAGATGCGCCCATTCTCTCGCCATATCACATTTTCCTCGTTTGATCTGCTGGCGCTTTCCCAGCATGACAAGCGATCTATCCACTCATCCCTTATTGAGATCCGACGACTCTTGGAAGAGGGCGCTATCTCTCCTGTTTATCCTGTTTCCACCTATCCCTTGGGCGATATAGGAAAGGTGTTCCGGCTGCTCCAGGTCGGCAAGCACAGCGGCAAAGTTGTCCTTTCCATCAGCCCTGACGAACAGGTCCGCGTCGTTCCGCAGGCACGAACTGCTAAACTCCGCTCCGACGCATCCTATCTACTTGTCGGCGGAGCTGGCGGCATAGGGCGTTCCATGGCCCACTGGCTTGCTGCTCATGGTGCCAAAAATATCATTGTTCTTTCTCGGAGCGCTGGTACCAGCCCTGCAGTTGCAGAACTCGTGGCTGAACTACAGCCGCTAGGTTGTCACGTCAAACCCATATCTTGCGACGCCTCTGTTAAGGCAGACCTAGCAGCGGCCCTCAGTAGCTGCTCCGCCGAACTCCCTCCGATTCGAGGCGTGATACAAGCGGCAATGGTCTTGCAAGACTCTGTTCTTGAGAGAATGACATTCGAAGACTGGCAGACCTCATTGAATCCCAAGGTCAGAGCGAGCTGGAATGTGCACACTCAACTTCGCGACGCGGATCTTGActttttcgtcttcctctcttctatGTCTGGTATTTATGGTTATACAACGCAATCAAACTACTCGGCCGGTAATACTTACGAAGATGCTCTCGCCCATTGGCGTGTCTCCCAGGGTCTCCCTGCCGTGTCCATGGATCTGGGTCCCGTGAAATCGGTCGGATACGTCGCTGGTGTCGCTGGCGTTGCTGACCGAATGACAAAACTGGGTCATTTTCCTGTCACCGAGGAGCAGGTTCTGCGCGTCCTGGAGACTGCTGTTCTCTCGCCATTCGATAAGCAAGTCGCCATGGGCATTAATCAAGGCCCGGGCTCCCATTGGCACCCGGTCGGCCCATCCCCGCTGGGCAGAGATGCCAGATTCCGGTCTCTCCAGTACCAGAAGAGCACTCAGCGTCAAGCTACAAACGGATACAGCAATGCCAGCACCTCGCTTGCTAGTCGGTTATCCGATGCAAAGACACGGCAGCAGGCAGAGAAACTAGTTGTTGAGGCTATTGCCAGTAAGCTAGCAGATATCTTCATGATCCCTGTGGCGCATGTAGACGCTGCAAAACATCTTTCCGAGTATGGTTTGGATTCACTGAGTGCGGTGGAACTGCGCAATATGTTAGCCCTACAGGCTGCGGCAGACGTGTCCATCTTTAGTATTATGCAAAGCGAGTCTCTCGCTGCTCTTGCCTCTGAGGTTACGCGCAAGAGTACGCATGTACCTGCATCACTATCGGTAATGTGA
- a CDS encoding glycerol-3-phosphate dehydrogenase (NAD(+)) gfdB (transcript_id=CADANIAT00007587) — MAPTKKHQVSVIGSGNWGSTIGKILAENTSEHTDTFETPVRMWVFEEEITVPSDSPHHSKYGDKPQKLTQIINETHENVKYLPGIKLPDNLIATPDIKEAVKDASILVFNLPHQFIGKTLDQIKGHHLPYARGVSCIKGVDVSDGKVTLFSELIMQKLGIYCGALSGANIAPEVAAERLCETTIGYDPPPMDLTSSDGSPEDNLPHVDGQRQKDLSSTDIKLERVPQDYPHVNDELLEKMFERPYFLVHVIKDVAGVALGGALKNIVALAAGFVAGKQWGENTKAAIIRQGVGEMIRFGRTWFPSSVNEKTFTEESAGIADLVASCYGGRNVRSATHAVEKGVSVAEIEKTEMNGQKLQGVSTAQTVYGFLEKHGKTDEFPLFCAVYNIIEGKAQVDDLPALLNRKK; from the exons ATGGCACCAACAAAGAAACACCAGGTCTCCGTCATCGGCTCCGGTAACTG GGGCTCAACAATTGGCAAGATTCTCGCCGAGAATACCTCAGAACATACCGACACCTTCGAAACTCCAGTGCGAATGTGGGTAttcgaagaagaaatcaCCGTCCCTTCCGATTCTCCCCACCACAGCAAATATGGCGACAAGCCACAAAAATTGACGCAGATTATCAACGAAACGCACGAGAATGTTAAGTATCTGCCAGGCATCAAACTGCCTGACAACCTTATCGCAACGCCAGACATCAAAGAAGCCGTCAAGGATGCCAGTatcctcgtcttcaacctcccGCACCAGTTTATCGGCAAGACACTCGACCAAATCAAGGGACACCATTTACCTTATGCCCGTGGAGTCAGCTGTATCAAGGGCGTTGATGTTTCAGACGGGAAGGTGACGCTCTTCTCCGAGCTTATCATGCAGAAACTAGGTATATACTGTGGCGCATTATCGGGTGCGAACATTGCGCCTGAGGTTGCGGCCGAAAGACTATGCGAGACGACAATTGGATACGACCCCCCGCCTATGGATCTTACCTCTAGTGACGGCTCGCCTGAGGATAACCTGCCCCATGTAGATGGCCAGCGCCAGAAGGACCTGAGCTCGACGGATATAAAGTTGGAGCGTGTGCCGCAGGATTATCCGCATGTGAATGATGAACTCCTCGAGAAGATGTTCGAGCGGCCGTACTTCCTCGTACATGTTATCAAGGATGTTGCAGGGGTTGCGTTGGGTGGAGCGTTAAAGAACATTGTTGCCCTGGCAGCTGGATTTGTCGCCGGAAAGCAGTGGGGTGAAAATACGAAGGCGGCGATTATCCGGCAGGGTGTAGGAGAGATGATCCGGTTTGGACGGACGTGGTTTCCTTCCTCGGTCAATGAGAAGACATTTACAGAGGAGAGCGCGGGCATTGCGGACCTGGTAGCTAGCTGCTATGGCGGCCGGAACGTAAGGTCCGCAACGCACGCTGTGGAGAAAGGGGTGAGCgttgctgagattgagaagaCAGAGATGAATGGACAAAAGTTGCAGGGGGTTTCGACTGCTCAGACGGTGTACGggttcctggagaagcaCGGCAAGACAGACGAATTCCCCTTGTTCTGTGCTGTGTACA ATATCATCGAAGGAAAAGCACAGGTGGATGATCTTCCGGCGTTGCTTAACAGGAAGAAATAG
- a CDS encoding uncharacterized protein (transcript_id=CADANIAT00007590) — translation MAKNHGYLIPHVGEIYCRAPACTNSFQTQFLNTNNLKKHIRKAHVDKFDLLEKEGGGRPTAKEEDDVIVFYKAVLEAYDARQEDGVGKPEIPCRRDGKINQSAVKKYVREQGYSVPCDACKEADKAKDCCREANLDVCDHFELFEPYEDEEEAESNEVF, via the exons ATGGCCAAA AATCACGGCTACCTGATTCCACATGTCGGAGAGATTTACTGCCGCGCCCCTGCATGCACCAATTCC ttcCAGACTCAGTTTCTGAACACAAACAACCTCAAGAAGCACATCAGAAAAGCGCACGTGGATAAATTCGATCtcttagagaaagaaggaggtggCCGTCCTACTGcaaaagaggaggatgatgtgaTTG TATTTTACAAAGCCGTGCTCGAAGCCTATGATGCAAGACAAGAGGATGGGGTAGGGAAGCCTGAGATCCCCTGCCGTCGCGACGGAAAG ATAAACCAGTCAGCAGTCAAAAAATATGTTCGTGAGCAGGGTTATTCAGTCCCTTGTGATGCATGCAAGGAAGCAGATAAGGCAAAAG ACTGCTGTAGGGAGGCTAATCTGGATGTTTGTGACCACTTTGAGCTCTTTGAGCCttacgaggatgaagaggaggccgagAGTAACGAGGTCTTTTaa